Proteins encoded within one genomic window of Chthonomonas sp.:
- the hisF gene encoding imidazole glycerol phosphate synthase subunit HisF — MRSIRVIPCLDIKDGRVVKGVNFVGLRDAGDPVELARLYNDQGADELVFLDINASSDARTPVIDLAERVANEIFIPFTVGGGIRSVEQIKEALRAGADKVSLNTAAVNNPDLISEAAERFGTQCVVLALDAHAWEGEPGKWEVVIHGGRTRTGLDVVEWAMHAERLGAGEILLTSMDGDGTLGGYDLAVTRAVSDAVQVPVIASGGAGMPEHLVEAVTQGHADAVLLASIVHDGTYHLADLKKFMHDAGIPTRIANKF; from the coding sequence ATGAGATCGATTCGGGTCATTCCCTGTTTGGATATCAAGGACGGTCGCGTCGTGAAGGGCGTCAACTTCGTCGGACTCCGCGATGCAGGTGACCCTGTCGAACTTGCGCGACTCTACAACGATCAGGGCGCAGACGAGCTTGTTTTCCTCGACATCAATGCCTCAAGCGATGCCCGAACCCCGGTCATCGACCTTGCGGAGAGGGTCGCCAATGAGATCTTCATCCCGTTCACAGTCGGCGGGGGCATCCGATCGGTCGAGCAGATCAAAGAGGCCCTGCGGGCAGGTGCGGACAAGGTGAGTCTGAACACCGCCGCAGTAAACAACCCCGATTTGATTTCGGAAGCCGCGGAACGGTTCGGCACCCAGTGCGTCGTGCTAGCTCTCGATGCCCACGCGTGGGAGGGTGAGCCCGGAAAGTGGGAAGTCGTCATTCACGGTGGACGGACGCGCACGGGGCTTGACGTCGTCGAATGGGCCATGCACGCCGAACGCCTGGGAGCAGGTGAGATTCTTCTCACGAGCATGGACGGCGACGGGACCCTGGGTGGGTACGACCTCGCGGTGACCCGCGCGGTCTCCGATGCAGTACAGGTTCCGGTCATCGCGAGCGGTGGCGCAGGCATGCCAGAGCACCTGGTCGAGGCGGTCACCCAAGGGCACGCGGACGCGGTCCTGCTCGCAAGTATCGTCCACGACGGGACCTATCACCTGGCCGACCTGAAGAAATTCATGCACGACGCCGGAATTCCTACGAGAATCGCGAACAAATTCTGA